A stretch of Labrus mixtus chromosome 7, fLabMix1.1, whole genome shotgun sequence DNA encodes these proteins:
- the zpr1 gene encoding zinc finger protein ZPR1, with product MSLISEENIRGRSVFKDIGADDGDWEPTEIESMCMNCHLNGMTRLLLTKIPFFKEVIVSSFSCANCGWSDTEIQSAGRIQDQGVSYTLTVKSKQDLDREVVKSDSATTRIPELDFEIPPFTQKGALSTIEGLLDRAVSGLEQEQPIRRATDPDVADKIDEFIQKLKRLKDVEEEFTLVVEDPSGNSFVENPVAPQKDEALAVTRFKRSAQQDALLGIRADDDFDEEPAGNDVDAMRNEVLVFNTNCPECNAPASTNMKMVQIPHFKEVIIMATNCDSCGHRTNEVKSGGATEELGTRITLNITDPSDMSRDVLKSETCAILIPELELEVGMATVGGKFTTLEGLMKDIKDLTVSKNPFISGDSCSSDRVQKLREFGEKLDNIMSGEMKVHFVLDDPAGNSYLQNVYAPDPDPELTIEKYTRTFEQNEDLGLNDMKTEGYQEEEEEEEEK from the coding sequence ATGTCTCTTATCTCCGAGGAAAACATCCGAGGAAGGAGCGTTTTCAAGGATATCGGCGCTGACGACGGAGACTGGGAGCCCACAGAGATCGAGAGCATGTGTATGAACTGCCACCTGAACGGTATGACACGATTACTGCTCACTAAAATCCCgttttttaaagaagtcatcGTCAGCTCGTTCAGCTGCGCGAACTGCGGCTGGTCAGATACCGAGATCCAGTCTGCGGGACGGATCCAGGACCAGGGCGTCTcttacacactcacagtcaAATCCAAACAGGACCTGGACCGGGAGGTGGTGAAATCAGACAGTGCCACCACAAGGATCCCTGAGCTGGACTTTGAAATCCCTCCCTTCACCCAGAAAGGTGCCCTCTCCACCATCGAGGGGCTTTTGGACCGAGCAGTTTCGGGATTGGAGCAagagcagccaatcaggagggCGACTGACCCCGACGTGGCCGACAAGATAGACGAGTTCATCCAGAAGCTGAAGAGGTTAAAAGACGTGGAGGAGGAATTCACGCTGGTGGTCGAGGATCCGTCCGGGAACAGCTTCGTGGAGAACCCCGTGGCCCCGCAGAAGGACGAGGCTCTCGCCGTGACCCGCTTCAAGAGGTCGGCGCAGCAGGACGCGCTGCTGGGAATACGGGCCGACGACGACTTCGACGAAGAGCCGGCCGGGAACGACGTCGACGCCATGAGAAACGAGGTTTTGGTGTTCAACACAAACTGCCCGGAGTGCAACGCGCCAGCCTCGACCAACATGAAGATGGTCCAGATCCCCCACTTCAAGGAGGTCATCATCATGGCGACGAACTGCGACAGCTGCGGCCACCGGACCAACGAGGTGAAGTCGGGAGGCGCCACGGAGGAGCTGGGCACCAGAATCACCCTGAACATCACCGACCCATCGGACATGAGTCGAGACGTCCTCAAGTCGGAGACGTGCGCCATCCTCATCCCGGAGCTGGAGTTGGAGGTGGGCATGGCGACGGTGGGTGGGAAGTTCACCACCTTGGAGGGGCTCATGAAGGACATCAAAGATCTGACCGTGTCCAAAAACCCCTTCATCAGCGGGGACAGCTGCTCCTCAGACCGCGTGCAGAAGCTGAGAGAGTTCGGGGAGAAGCTCGATAACATCATGTCCGGAGAAATGAAAGTCCACTTTGTTCTGGACGACCCGGCGGGGAACAGCTACCTGCAGAACGTGTACGCGCCTGACCCGGATCCTGAGCTGACCATAGAGAAGTACACCCGCACATTTGAGCAGAACGAAGACCTCGGTCTGAACGACATGAAGACTGAGGGATaccaggaagaggaggaggaggaggaggaaaaataa